The stretch of DNA AGTCAAAATGAAATGGGACATCAACGAGGAGCACAGCCTGGATTACGGTTACTGGTACGAGCGCGCTCGCCAGCGCCAGACCCAGCCGTATATCGGGATCAACAGCGAAGGTGCACCAGACGACATCTGGGGTGATTACAACAGCGGCGGCCAGGTGGTCGACAAGAACGGCAAGACCGTCCAGGGCCGTCACCAGTACACCGTGACCCCGGCCCAGAAACTATGGGTGCAGGACAGCTGGCAAGCCACGCCAGACCTGAGCTTTGTCGGCGGGTTGGCGTACCAGTACGTCGAGCGTGACGGCGACAACCTCGGTAGCCTGTACGACAAGCCGGAAAAGCGTAACGCCCGCTACCATCAGTTCCTGCCGAACTTCAGCGCCAAGTACCAGGTCGACGAGAGCAACCAGGCGTTCTACAACGTCACTCGCAACATGCGCACACCGCAGAACTACGTGCTGTACAACAAGGGTGACTCGCTCAACCTCAACCCCGAGCTGAGCTGGAACCAGGAGCTGGGCTGGCGCTACACCGAAGAGAAAATGGCCCTGAGCGCCACCCTGTTCTACATCACCTTCAAGGACCGTCAGCTGTCGACCACCGACTTGAACGGTGACTACGTGATGGCCAACGTCGGTGACGTGACCAACAAAGGCCTGGAGTTGGAGTGGAGCGGCCTGCTGCCGTACAACTTCAACTACTACGCGTCGTACACCTATACCAAGTCCGAGCAGCAGGACGACTTTGTCAGCAAGAACGTGTTGTTGCCGACCAAGGGCAACCAGTTGGCCAACGTGCCGGAAAACATGCTCAACCTGGTGTTTGGTTACGACGACAAGCGCTACTACGGCAACATTGCCGGCAAGTATGTCGGGGCCTTCTACGGTGATTTGACCAACAACGAGAAAATCTCCGGGCGCACCGTGTTCGACCTCAACGCCGGTATCTACCTGCCGGTGGACAAGAAGGTCTTCAAGTCGGCCGCGCTGCGCTTCTCGATGCTCAATGTATTTGATAAGGAATACTTGAGCTCGGCGCGCACCGTGTCGTTCAACTCGGCGCCGGTGAATGGCCTGGCGGCCAGTTCGGCGTATTACAACGTGGGTGAAGAGCGTACGGCGATGGTTTCCCTGGAGGCCAATTTCTAACGCGTACGCAAACCCAATGTGGGAGCGGGCTTGCTCGCGAAAGCGGTGGGTCAGTCGCCAGATGTATTGACTGAACCAGCGCATTCGCGAGCAAGCCCGCTCCCACATTTGATCTGCGGTATTTTACAGAGTGAGTTACTTCAGCGCCGCCATGATCGCTTCAGGGTTGTAGTCGCGAATCAGCGTGCCGTTCACGTCCACAAACGGAATCCCGCCGCCCCCCAACGCCTCGTACGCCTTGCGCGCCTGGGCGTCCTTCTCGATATCAAACGCCTGGTAGGGAATCCCCTTGGAATCCAGAAAGCGCCGGATCTGTTTGCAGTAGCCGCACCACTCGGTGGAATACAGCACCACGCGCGCTGCCGCGCGTGTCTGCTCCGGCACCACCTGGGAGGGGTTGAACAACCGCTCGATCTTGCCCCAGTTCTGGAAAACCACCACCACCAGCAACACCAGCAGGACTTTCTTCAGAACCCCGCCCAGCATCAGTTGCGACGCTTGAGCTGGTCGGTCAACTGGGTCGGCAGGCCCTTGATGATCAAGGTGCCGGCGGCTTCGTCGTATTCGATCTTGTCGCCCAGCAGGTGCGCTTCAAAGCTGATGGACAAGCCTTCGGCACGCCCGGTGAAACGGCGGAACTGGTTGAGGGTGCGTTTATCCGCCGGGATTTCCGGCGACAGGCCGTAGTCCTTGTTGCGGATGTGATCGTAGAAGGCTTTTGGCCGATCTTCATCGATTAACCCGGACAGCTCTTCCAGGCCCATCGGCTCGCCGAGCTTGGCCTGGCTGCTGGCGTAGTCCACCAGGGTCTTGGTTTTCTCGCGGGCGGACTCGTCCGGCAGATCCTCGCTTTCAACGAAGTCGCTGAAGGCCTTGAGCAGGGTACGGGTTTCGCCCGGACCGTCGACGCCTTCCTGGCAGCCGATAAAGTCGCGGAAGTACTCCGAGACCTTCTTGCCGTTCTTGCCCTTGATAAAGGAGATGTATTGCTTGGACTGCTTGTTGTTCTGCCACTCGGACACGTTGATCCGCGCTGCGAGGTGCAGTTGGCCAAGGTCGAGGTGGCGCGACGGCGTCACGTCCAGCTGGTCGGTCACGGCCACGCCTTCGCTGTGGTGCAGCAGGGCGATCG from Pseudomonas sp. NC02 encodes:
- a CDS encoding glutaredoxin family protein; this translates as MLGGVLKKVLLVLLVVVVFQNWGKIERLFNPSQVVPEQTRAAARVVLYSTEWCGYCKQIRRFLDSKGIPYQAFDIEKDAQARKAYEALGGGGIPFVDVNGTLIRDYNPEAIMAALK
- a CDS encoding TonB-dependent receptor; its protein translation is MTYNKLYALLLASGLGGFAPLVLADDSQDVGSVHVAGERTLGTGHMIQEESAKARSTVTKEAMDEMSPTANAIDKLKYTPGINVSNDDASGMSGTSFTMRGMNSDQVGVSMDGVPINDSGSYGVYANQLGDPENVGEVFVTQGSSEADGPHIGSSGGNIGMVTIRPTKEPGLFVKQSMGSNNLTKSFARINTGDLGGFKTWVSASHTEGDKWRGKGTLRGDKVEWSTLFEDDNGNTSNFTMKYNTQENYNYNTLSKSQFQQQGRRLDYAETPVYKNGLLSSSYKLNRNPFESVMTTFTQRWRLRDDLALTVAPYYYWGNGGSFSGQTATNLGPKSDKAGNYDLGNLQSANYYRPSWTETWRPGVTVKMKWDINEEHSLDYGYWYERARQRQTQPYIGINSEGAPDDIWGDYNSGGQVVDKNGKTVQGRHQYTVTPAQKLWVQDSWQATPDLSFVGGLAYQYVERDGDNLGSLYDKPEKRNARYHQFLPNFSAKYQVDESNQAFYNVTRNMRTPQNYVLYNKGDSLNLNPELSWNQELGWRYTEEKMALSATLFYITFKDRQLSTTDLNGDYVMANVGDVTNKGLELEWSGLLPYNFNYYASYTYTKSEQQDDFVSKNVLLPTKGNQLANVPENMLNLVFGYDDKRYYGNIAGKYVGAFYGDLTNNEKISGRTVFDLNAGIYLPVDKKVFKSAALRFSMLNVFDKEYLSSARTVSFNSAPVNGLAASSAYYNVGEERTAMVSLEANF
- the yejK gene encoding nucleoid-associated protein YejK — encoded protein: MPIRHCIVHLIDKKPDGTPAVLHARDSELAESAAIENMLADLNESYNAKQGKAWGFFHAESGAHPFSGWLKEYFDGGKDFTAFSRIAVEHLQKLMEESNLSIGGHVLFAHYQQGMTDYLAIALLHHSEGVAVTDQLDVTPSRHLDLGQLHLAARINVSEWQNNKQSKQYISFIKGKNGKKVSEYFRDFIGCQEGVDGPGETRTLLKAFSDFVESEDLPDESAREKTKTLVDYASSQAKLGEPMGLEELSGLIDEDRPKAFYDHIRNKDYGLSPEIPADKRTLNQFRRFTGRAEGLSISFEAHLLGDKIEYDEAAGTLIIKGLPTQLTDQLKRRN